A window of the Candidatus Nitrosotalea okcheonensis genome harbors these coding sequences:
- a CDS encoding LEA type 2 family protein — protein sequence MVNTGRLVILACFAGLGAMMLFFFVYANSFQVDLNKVTVKIDSIKILDENKLDKRTHLDVRFNLQNPTSIVLTIATINYQLYANGKVLGDGHFTTNDIPEAGRPALFANSNVTIPTTFDLVNSDEIAKEYSDITTNQPVTYEIKGQVTIESFLTSVIKDFDLTFS from the coding sequence TTGGTTAATACTGGAAGGTTAGTAATACTAGCCTGTTTTGCTGGTCTCGGTGCAATGATGTTATTCTTTTTTGTCTATGCAAATTCTTTTCAGGTTGATCTTAACAAAGTAACAGTAAAAATTGATAGCATCAAAATTCTTGATGAGAACAAACTGGACAAACGTACACATCTTGATGTAAGATTTAATCTTCAAAATCCTACTTCAATCGTACTGACTATTGCTACAATAAATTATCAACTATATGCAAATGGGAAAGTTCTTGGAGATGGGCATTTTACAACAAATGATATTCCAGAAGCTGGAAGACCTGCGCTTTTTGCCAATAGTAATGTTACCATACCTACAACATTTGATCTTGTGAATAGTGATGAAATTGCAAAGGAATATTCAGACATAACAACCAACCAACCAGTAACATATGAGATAAAAGGACAAGTAACTATAGAGTCATTTTTGACATCAGTTATCAAAGACTTTGATTTGACTTTTAGCTAA
- a CDS encoding pyridoxamine 5'-phosphate oxidase family protein, with product MMKFTIKESEFLKENEGCRIATCVSDVPHIAPVTYYFEDGFFYFATDYNTKKYANLKKNNKIAISVDIYLPSQHKAVVVQGSTTFIEKGPQFKQLYEIFFKKFAWVREDPWKEEEAPFVKITPKTKTSWGLG from the coding sequence ATGATGAAATTTACCATAAAAGAATCAGAATTTCTAAAGGAAAATGAGGGGTGTAGAATAGCTACATGTGTAAGTGATGTACCACATATTGCTCCTGTCACATATTATTTTGAAGATGGTTTTTTTTATTTTGCAACAGACTATAACACAAAAAAGTATGCAAACCTAAAAAAAAATAACAAAATCGCAATTTCTGTGGACATTTACCTACCTAGTCAACACAAAGCTGTTGTTGTCCAAGGCTCAACCACTTTTATCGAAAAGGGCCCGCAATTCAAACAGCTATATGAAATATTTTTCAAAAAGTTTGCTTGGGTAAGAGAAGATCCTTGGAAAGAAGAAGAAGCGCCATTTGTAAAAATTACTCCGAAAACTAAAACAAGTTGGGGTCTGGGTTAG
- a CDS encoding CopD family protein, with amino-acid sequence MIIDIIRQLCSRIMTLVDALIMWAHLVAASIWVGGSIFIGIVLAPLLKTFSDSVDGRLSIMIRVGRRFNTIGVPSLIVLIITGIYNSIGFIERPSLIFSTNYGMVLLIKVILVVMLIIIFAIHVRLIRSEVERKIESKALSGEHLQKLRSKIIMLGRLTVIISIVILLMAALLHSGV; translated from the coding sequence ATGATAATAGATATTATTCGTCAACTCTGCAGTAGGATAATGACACTTGTTGATGCACTAATTATGTGGGCACACCTTGTTGCAGCATCCATTTGGGTAGGAGGTTCCATATTCATTGGAATAGTTCTTGCTCCACTTCTTAAGACATTTTCAGATTCTGTAGATGGAAGACTGTCAATAATGATTCGTGTAGGACGCAGATTCAACACAATTGGTGTCCCATCTCTTATTGTATTGATAATAACTGGAATCTACAATTCTATTGGATTTATTGAAAGACCATCATTGATATTTTCCACAAATTATGGAATGGTTCTACTCATCAAAGTAATTCTTGTAGTCATGTTGATAATCATATTTGCAATACATGTGAGATTAATCCGTTCTGAGGTAGAACGAAAGATAGAGTCAAAAGCTCTTTCTGGGGAGCATTTACAAAAACTACGTTCAAAAATTATCATGCTTGGCAGACTGACAGTAATAATTTCTATTGTTATACTCTTGATGGCCGCACTACTTCATTCAGGTGTATGA